In bacterium, the following are encoded in one genomic region:
- a CDS encoding Fpg/Nei family DNA glycosylase translates to MPEIPELEVLKENLCTSLDGKSVKGISILKPYIQKTLVPADIAGQRVTGAERRAKYVSVVLERHRITVHLMLAGRFKLIASDRKAPASSAALIEFEDATSLALAEEGSLKKMCMWVFAEPETIDDLKELGPEPLSQGFTLERLEALLSHSAERIKNFLLNQAKIAGIGNAYSDEILWRARLSPAKQASKLSHEDAEALYNAIRSALLEAIEETRRLTGAKIEINETRPFMNVHRRKGEPCPRCGTRIEWVSTTSRDTFYCPKCQTGGRVLADNRTSKFLK, encoded by the coding sequence TTGCCTGAGATTCCGGAACTCGAGGTTCTCAAGGAGAACCTCTGTACCAGCCTCGATGGAAAGAGTGTCAAGGGGATATCGATCCTCAAGCCGTACATCCAGAAGACGCTTGTGCCAGCAGATATAGCAGGCCAGCGCGTGACAGGCGCCGAACGGAGGGCGAAGTACGTAAGCGTCGTGCTCGAGCGGCACAGAATAACCGTGCACCTGATGCTTGCCGGAAGATTCAAGCTAATCGCTTCAGACAGGAAAGCGCCCGCATCCTCAGCCGCTCTCATTGAGTTCGAGGACGCCACCTCGCTCGCCCTTGCCGAAGAGGGGTCCTTAAAAAAGATGTGCATGTGGGTTTTTGCAGAGCCGGAGACAATCGATGACTTAAAGGAACTCGGCCCTGAACCCCTGTCGCAGGGATTTACACTTGAGCGGCTCGAAGCGTTGCTCTCCCACTCGGCAGAAAGGATCAAGAACTTCCTCCTGAACCAGGCCAAGATAGCGGGCATAGGGAACGCGTACTCGGACGAGATACTATGGCGGGCCCGGCTCTCTCCGGCTAAGCAGGCGTCAAAGCTTTCGCACGAGGATGCGGAGGCTCTCTACAACGCGATCCGAAGCGCACTCCTTGAGGCCATTGAAGAGACCCGCAGGTTGACCGGGGCGAAAATCGAAATAAACGAGACGAGGCCGTTCATGAACGTCCACCGGCGCAAGGGCGAACCTTGCCCGAGATGCGGAACGAGGATTGAATGGGTGTCCACAACATCCCGCGACACCTTTTACTGTCCCAAATGCCAGACAGGGGGCAGGGTCCTTGCGGATAACCGGACATCCAAGTTCCTTAAGTGA
- a CDS encoding T9SS type A sorting domain-containing protein: MQKRVIGILAGIVVFAVMIPGLNAQIVRDTVYRQNFDSTWSTTSPPTNWQIIYDSPVDANDWNRATRATNNYMAYIYYYPSTTATDRMISPTLDCSDPQYTSVWLKVWHYYNYYGGGYTAQIRGSNDNGSTFPNIIRDYNNASYGPATDIFDITSFALGQNDVRIDFYGNGYIWNINYWEFDDFIVYGEWVVIDTGGNLDLEMSAIIRPFEKEVGGEPFTPTCKVFSNSEDQEPADIQCKITRLSDYVVVYDKVLQDFPLDPGYNTIGAFQPFTPDGGESYKALFVVSNPEDTNENNNNLERRFDAELGEQVSPIQILSPDSNQFNNFSPEARFAEQAGTQTDAWLHYQITGPLMALMEDSVSNTFNAYDTFDAKFGDIVDLGDGDFTIRFWATNKAGASISKPELGMSLGFKHTAVSENPEPLKNSLSVSGNVVSFSLKTAGSVSLNVYDAAGNLVETLASGSMTAGTHTATLNARPGVYFVKLVTADYTSVRKAVLLY; encoded by the coding sequence ATGCAGAAGAGGGTAATTGGAATCCTTGCCGGAATAGTAGTATTCGCGGTAATGATTCCCGGCCTCAACGCTCAGATAGTCAGGGACACCGTTTATCGGCAGAACTTTGACTCGACCTGGAGCACAACCTCGCCTCCGACCAACTGGCAGATAATCTACGATTCTCCTGTGGACGCAAATGACTGGAACCGCGCGACCAGAGCCACCAATAACTACATGGCATACATATACTATTATCCTTCAACGACAGCTACAGACCGTATGATATCGCCTACTCTGGACTGCTCTGATCCGCAGTATACATCGGTATGGCTCAAGGTATGGCACTACTACAACTATTACGGCGGCGGCTACACCGCCCAGATTCGAGGCTCGAATGACAACGGCTCCACGTTCCCCAACATCATCAGGGACTACAACAACGCGAGCTACGGCCCTGCCACCGACATCTTCGACATAACCTCATTTGCGCTCGGACAGAACGACGTGCGCATAGACTTCTACGGCAACGGCTACATCTGGAACATCAACTACTGGGAGTTCGACGATTTCATCGTTTACGGCGAATGGGTAGTCATTGACACAGGCGGAAACCTTGACCTCGAGATGTCCGCGATAATCCGCCCATTCGAGAAGGAAGTAGGCGGCGAACCGTTCACGCCCACCTGCAAGGTGTTCAGCAATTCGGAAGATCAAGAGCCTGCCGACATTCAGTGCAAGATAACGAGGCTTTCCGACTACGTAGTCGTATACGACAAGGTGCTTCAGGACTTTCCGCTCGATCCGGGCTACAACACCATAGGCGCCTTCCAGCCCTTCACGCCCGACGGCGGAGAGAGCTACAAAGCGCTGTTCGTCGTATCCAATCCCGAGGATACCAACGAGAACAACAACAACCTCGAGCGCAGGTTTGATGCAGAACTGGGCGAGCAGGTGTCGCCGATACAGATTCTTTCACCTGACTCGAACCAGTTTAACAACTTCAGCCCCGAGGCCAGGTTCGCCGAACAGGCAGGCACGCAAACAGACGCCTGGCTGCACTACCAGATAACGGGTCCGTTAATGGCTTTGATGGAAGACTCGGTTAGCAATACCTTCAACGCCTACGACACGTTTGACGCCAAGTTCGGAGACATAGTCGATCTTGGAGACGGCGACTTCACCATCAGGTTCTGGGCAACCAACAAAGCAGGCGCTTCTATAAGCAAGCCTGAGCTCGGAATGAGCCTCGGCTTCAAGCATACGGCGGTTTCGGAGAACCCGGAACCCTTGAAGAACAGCCTTTCGGTATCCGGCAACGTCGTGAGCTTCAGCCTTAAGACAGCCGGCTCCGTAAGCCTGAACGTCTACGATGCTGCAGGCAACCTTGTTGAAACGCTTGCCTCCGGTTCAATGACCGCAGGCACGCATACGGCAACGTTGAACGCGCGTCCGGGCGTCTACTTCGTCAAGCTCGTAACAGCCGATTACACAAGCGTCCGCAAGGCGGTACTGCTTTATTGA
- a CDS encoding T9SS type A sorting domain-containing protein — MSKKVIGIAAALLLFAALVPGLSAQTVLLEQNFNSAWTTTTPPTGWTIIYNDPAGTEDWHRYDYTNTGFSGGSARLGWVSGTWTDRLISPTIDCSNPDFSAIWVALNVYYDDFSGAHTAQFRGSSDGGETFPNVITDYDLGGSAVNYGPVRDSIDISSFALGEDDVVLEFFSDGNAYNFDYWYVDNFVVYGIEGGGPPSEDTFDWQLSNILRPANEEEGGVGFKPTCKIYLYTNYVEPNYAADPVWPADVECRITDLENMTVVYDKVLSDVPFPEGYTTVDAFPLFTPEGGKQYKAVFIVTGADDAVPANDNMEKKFIAILGEEVTPTEILAPLENQQNKFSPSAKFLEKAGVDEAAVVLHYRVENAAYMAVVSEDSVTHDFTANEEYTATFPEVNVLTDGGYTITFWATSAKGVPISKPEKSLAFTYTGIEEKPEPVKYALSAAGNAVSFSLAKSANVSLKVYDAAGNVVAILASGSMDAGSHQATWNARPGVYFVKLATPEYSSVCKAIVVR; from the coding sequence ATGAGTAAAAAAGTAATCGGGATAGCGGCTGCACTTCTTCTGTTTGCGGCCCTTGTTCCCGGGCTCAGCGCACAGACGGTGCTGCTTGAACAAAACTTCAACAGCGCCTGGACGACAACCACACCGCCTACGGGTTGGACTATCATTTACAATGACCCGGCAGGTACAGAAGACTGGCACAGATACGACTACACGAACACGGGCTTCAGCGGCGGCTCGGCGCGTCTCGGTTGGGTTAGCGGAACGTGGACCGACCGACTGATATCGCCGACAATCGACTGCTCGAACCCTGATTTCTCCGCTATATGGGTGGCATTAAACGTGTATTACGATGACTTCTCAGGCGCTCATACGGCTCAGTTCCGCGGTTCCTCGGACGGCGGAGAGACGTTCCCCAATGTTATAACCGATTACGACCTTGGCGGTTCAGCGGTTAACTACGGACCCGTCCGCGACAGCATAGACATATCGAGCTTCGCGCTCGGCGAAGACGATGTTGTGCTTGAGTTCTTCAGCGACGGCAATGCCTACAACTTCGACTACTGGTACGTCGATAACTTCGTCGTTTACGGCATCGAAGGCGGCGGTCCTCCATCTGAGGATACATTCGACTGGCAGCTCTCCAATATCCTTCGTCCCGCTAACGAGGAAGAAGGCGGAGTAGGCTTCAAACCCACCTGCAAGATATACCTCTACACCAACTATGTCGAGCCCAATTATGCGGCAGATCCCGTATGGCCTGCGGACGTAGAATGCAGGATAACGGACCTCGAAAACATGACTGTCGTGTACGACAAGGTGCTCTCCGACGTGCCTTTCCCCGAGGGATATACGACCGTCGACGCCTTCCCCCTGTTCACCCCTGAAGGCGGCAAGCAGTACAAGGCGGTCTTTATTGTCACCGGCGCCGATGACGCGGTTCCAGCCAACGATAATATGGAGAAGAAGTTCATCGCCATTTTGGGCGAGGAAGTGACGCCTACCGAGATTCTGGCGCCTTTGGAGAACCAGCAGAACAAGTTCTCGCCTTCGGCTAAGTTCCTCGAGAAGGCCGGCGTTGACGAAGCGGCCGTAGTCCTTCACTACAGGGTGGAGAACGCCGCATACATGGCGGTAGTATCCGAGGACTCGGTAACGCACGACTTTACCGCCAACGAAGAGTACACGGCGACATTCCCCGAGGTGAACGTTCTCACTGACGGCGGCTACACCATCACATTCTGGGCGACCAGTGCGAAGGGCGTGCCGATAAGCAAGCCTGAGAAGTCGCTAGCCTTCACCTACACCGGCATCGAAGAGAAGCCCGAGCCGGTCAAGTACGCGCTTTCAGCAGCAGGCAATGCGGTCAGCTTCAGCCTTGCCAAGTCAGCAAACGTAAGCCTTAAGGTGTACGACGCTGCGGGCAACGTGGTTGCGATACTCGCCTCCGGCTCGATGGATGCAGGCTCACATCAGGCGACGTGGAACGCGCGTCCGGGCGTATACTTCGTCAAGCTCGCAACGCCCGAGTACTCGAGCGTCTGCAAGGCGATAGTCGTAAGATAA
- a CDS encoding T9SS type A sorting domain-containing protein, protein MIKKVLWSAAAILVLAALVPGLNAQTSLLQQDFNAGGTFPPAGWTTNNEQWRYAQNGAPSTYPYTNNPNYTGGSGYCADCDDDNNNYTGIVYPGSWLQSPNFNASTYPVVWLAYNLSYNDIGSYDFARVEAWDGEGWATVVEYTSDQNPNGPSQRDSFNISQWVSGLSDARVRFLYYETGTTWAWWFEIDNVNLWGTAGGGPGGDTLIDFQLVQIIRPYDQEEAAPFKPTCKVYLDVTVDQPNLMAAETWPADVECRITDLSNMNVVYDKVLHDVPFEMGYTTVGAFPDFTPEGGKQYKALFIVTNPDDIDHDNDNREKKFTTGAAEEVTPTEILAPLENQQNKFSPSAKFLEKAGVDEAAVVLHYRVENAAYLAVSEDSVTHDFTANEEYTATFPEVNVLTDGGYTITFWATSAKGVPISKPEKSLAFNYTGVEEKPEPVKYALSAAGNAVSFSLAKSANVSLKVYDAAGNVVATLASGSMTAGTHQATWNARPGVYFVKLVTPDYSSVRKTIVVR, encoded by the coding sequence ATGATAAAAAAGGTTCTATGGTCAGCGGCTGCAATCCTTGTTCTTGCAGCCTTAGTTCCTGGCCTAAATGCTCAGACAAGCCTGCTTCAGCAGGACTTCAACGCAGGCGGCACATTCCCGCCCGCGGGCTGGACAACCAACAACGAGCAATGGCGCTACGCTCAGAACGGCGCACCTTCGACATATCCGTATACCAACAACCCGAACTATACAGGCGGTTCAGGCTACTGCGCCGACTGCGATGACGACAACAACAATTATACCGGCATCGTTTATCCCGGAAGCTGGCTTCAGTCACCTAACTTCAACGCATCAACCTACCCAGTAGTATGGCTCGCCTACAACCTTTCCTACAACGATATAGGCTCGTATGATTTCGCCAGGGTCGAAGCGTGGGACGGCGAAGGCTGGGCGACAGTGGTAGAGTACACAAGCGACCAGAACCCAAACGGCCCAAGCCAGCGCGACTCTTTCAATATAAGCCAGTGGGTAAGCGGTCTGTCAGACGCCCGCGTTCGTTTTCTTTATTATGAAACAGGCACCACCTGGGCCTGGTGGTTCGAGATAGACAACGTCAACCTTTGGGGGACTGCAGGCGGCGGTCCGGGCGGCGACACCTTAATCGACTTCCAGCTCGTGCAGATCATTCGCCCTTACGATCAGGAAGAGGCGGCCCCATTTAAGCCAACCTGCAAGGTGTACCTTGACGTGACGGTCGATCAGCCCAACCTTATGGCAGCCGAGACCTGGCCAGCGGATGTCGAGTGCAGGATAACGGACCTTTCGAACATGAATGTAGTATACGACAAGGTCTTGCACGACGTGCCTTTCGAGATGGGTTACACCACTGTCGGCGCATTTCCGGATTTTACACCTGAAGGAGGCAAGCAATACAAGGCGCTCTTCATCGTTACCAACCCCGACGACATCGACCACGACAACGACAACAGGGAGAAGAAATTCACGACCGGCGCTGCAGAGGAAGTGACGCCTACCGAGATTCTGGCGCCTTTGGAGAACCAGCAGAACAAGTTCTCGCCTTCGGCTAAGTTCCTCGAGAAGGCAGGCGTTGACGAAGCGGCCGTAGTCCTTCACTACAGGGTGGAGAACGCGGCGTATCTGGCCGTATCCGAGGACTCGGTAACCCACGACTTTACCGCCAACGAAGAGTACACGGCGACATTCCCCGAGGTGAACGTTCTGACTGACGGCGGCTACACCATTACATTCTGGGCGACCAGCGCGAAGGGCGTGCCGATAAGCAAGCCTGAGAAGTCGCTTGCCTTCAACTACACAGGCGTCGAAGAGAAGCCCGAGCCGGTCAAGTACGCGCTTTCAGCAGCAGGCAATGCGGTCAGCTTCAGCCTTGCCAAGTCAGCGAACGTAAGCCTCAAGGTGTACGACGCTGCGGGCAACGTGGTCGCCACTCTCGCCTCCGGCTCAATGACCGCAGGCACGCATCAAGCGACGTGGAACGCGCGTCCGGGCGTGTACTTCGTCAAGCTCGTAACGCCCGACTACTCGAGCGTTCGCAAGACTATTGTAGTTAGATAA
- a CDS encoding CvpA family protein: MMPGPPPPSALPWIIDGIALLLILGTALAGLAKGAIKVLGSIAGFVGALLVAWHFAPYVALIFKPKVDSEFFATALAFLAIFVVAMILVAIIVYLLTKLFDAILLGWLNKLLGFLAGLLIGIFVVMFLLWVILEISPGMRNTFLETRLVRVLVWILYLVTTGKTPVPGGIFSPAPV, from the coding sequence ATGATGCCCGGTCCCCCTCCTCCCTCCGCCCTGCCGTGGATAATAGACGGCATTGCCCTTCTCCTTATCCTTGGCACGGCTCTTGCCGGGCTAGCCAAGGGCGCGATAAAGGTGCTGGGCTCCATCGCAGGATTCGTCGGAGCGCTGCTCGTTGCATGGCATTTTGCGCCCTACGTCGCCCTTATCTTCAAACCGAAGGTGGACTCGGAGTTCTTTGCCACAGCCCTTGCCTTCCTTGCAATATTCGTCGTAGCGATGATTCTCGTGGCCATTATCGTCTATCTCCTGACCAAGCTCTTCGACGCGATACTCCTGGGCTGGCTTAACAAGCTCCTGGGTTTTCTTGCAGGTCTGCTCATAGGGATCTTCGTAGTAATGTTTCTCCTGTGGGTGATTCTTGAGATATCGCCCGGGATGCGCAACACGTTTCTTGAAACCAGGCTCGTCCGTGTGCTTGTCTGGATTCTTTATCTCGTGACTACAGGCAAGACGCCCGTACCAGGAGGGATATTCTCTCCGGCTCCTGTTTAA
- a CDS encoding MerR family transcriptional regulator — protein sequence MMGDEKFYTITQAVRLTGIKAHVLRYWEKEFRWLSPKKNSSGRRCYSEHDIEIARLISRLVHQEGYSLEGARKRIKTLYALSDQLQLPLSKVNSELVEFLKSQIREVIEILEKR from the coding sequence GTGATGGGCGATGAGAAGTTCTACACGATAACCCAGGCCGTCCGCCTCACTGGCATAAAGGCGCATGTCCTGAGATACTGGGAGAAGGAGTTCCGCTGGCTCTCGCCGAAAAAAAACTCCTCAGGGAGGCGCTGCTATTCGGAGCATGACATCGAGATAGCGAGGCTCATCTCAAGGCTCGTGCACCAGGAGGGGTATTCTTTAGAGGGCGCAAGAAAGCGCATCAAGACCCTTTACGCGCTTTCAGACCAGCTCCAGCTTCCCCTCTCAAAGGTCAACTCCGAACTCGTCGAGTTCCTCAAAAGCCAGATAAGAGAGGTAATAGAAATTCTGGAGAAGAGATGA
- a CDS encoding NAD(P)-dependent glycerol-3-phosphate dehydrogenase has protein sequence MRISFLGAGAWGTTMGIMLHEAGHDIRLWEINRERVQKLGFTHRLPGVLPGVRIPEKLLYTSEIREAVEGADLLALAVPCQALRATLRLLVKNYEPPHHVVSLIKGLEVKTGARPTEVWLERFPESEPCVVSGPSIALEVLQGQPTALVAAGRNAKSVEAAQKIFSFKNLRVYRSEDPVGVELGGALKNVIAIGCGIAEGLGSGTNTRAALISRGLAEVTRLGEKMGANARTFAGLAGWGDLVTTVWNPFSRNHRVGLALAQGKALEAILEELGMVAEGVETCRVALKLGKKYGVEMPITEAVYKVLFRQASPESQLKTLLSRPLKHEVW, from the coding sequence ATGAGGATAAGTTTTTTAGGCGCGGGTGCGTGGGGTACAACGATGGGAATAATGCTTCACGAGGCTGGACACGATATAAGACTATGGGAGATAAACCGGGAAAGGGTTCAGAAACTTGGGTTCACGCACAGGCTTCCGGGCGTGCTGCCAGGCGTAAGGATACCGGAGAAGCTTCTCTACACATCCGAGATACGAGAAGCGGTTGAGGGCGCCGACCTTCTCGCGCTTGCCGTACCCTGCCAGGCGCTTAGAGCGACTCTCCGGCTTCTTGTAAAGAACTACGAACCTCCGCACCACGTAGTCAGCCTGATAAAGGGCCTTGAGGTGAAGACCGGCGCAAGGCCCACGGAGGTGTGGCTCGAGCGGTTCCCCGAATCGGAGCCGTGCGTCGTCTCCGGTCCGTCCATAGCGCTCGAGGTTCTCCAGGGACAGCCGACCGCGCTCGTTGCCGCGGGAAGAAACGCCAAATCCGTCGAGGCTGCGCAAAAGATCTTTTCGTTCAAGAACCTTCGGGTCTACCGCTCGGAGGACCCGGTTGGAGTAGAGCTGGGAGGCGCGCTGAAGAACGTGATAGCCATAGGCTGCGGCATTGCCGAAGGACTCGGTTCGGGAACCAACACGAGAGCGGCTCTCATTTCAAGGGGTCTTGCCGAGGTCACAAGGCTCGGCGAGAAGATGGGCGCGAACGCGCGTACGTTCGCAGGACTTGCGGGCTGGGGAGACCTGGTCACGACCGTATGGAACCCTTTCTCGCGCAATCACCGCGTTGGTCTTGCGCTCGCGCAGGGAAAGGCATTAGAGGCTATCCTAGAGGAGCTGGGCATGGTCGCCGAAGGCGTTGAGACCTGCAGGGTCGCCCTGAAGCTAGGGAAGAAATACGGCGTAGAGATGCCGATAACGGAGGCCGTGTACAAGGTCCTTTTCAGGCAGGCGTCGCCCGAAAGCCAGCTCAAGACGCTTCTTTCGCGGCCGCTCAAGCACGAGGTCTGGTGA
- the plsY gene encoding glycerol-3-phosphate 1-O-acyltransferase PlsY yields the protein MISPLWDTVILGALGFLSGSIPFGYLAAKAKGVEIRKIGSGNIGATNSMRALGTGWGIAVGLLDALKGFTPAYLAFIFSPYPGIVAGLAVLGHIFSPWLGFKGGKGVSTTLGVFLALAPLPAVSILVLWAVMFLITGYVSVSSITAVAALPLSIFLWSRLNPEISLISAAAGAALVVAWAHRGNMVRLAWGKEQRAGLWKRMWKK from the coding sequence ATGATATCGCCTCTCTGGGATACGGTCATTCTGGGCGCTCTCGGTTTCCTTTCAGGTTCAATACCCTTCGGGTATCTCGCAGCAAAGGCGAAGGGAGTGGAGATACGCAAGATAGGCTCAGGAAACATCGGCGCAACCAACTCCATGCGGGCGCTCGGAACGGGCTGGGGAATTGCCGTCGGGCTTCTTGACGCCTTGAAGGGCTTCACTCCTGCCTATCTGGCCTTCATCTTCTCGCCCTATCCGGGAATTGTCGCAGGTCTTGCCGTACTCGGGCATATCTTTTCGCCGTGGCTGGGATTCAAGGGCGGCAAGGGCGTCTCCACGACCCTCGGCGTCTTTCTCGCTCTTGCTCCTCTGCCAGCCGTCTCGATACTGGTCTTATGGGCGGTAATGTTTTTGATAACAGGCTACGTCTCAGTCTCCTCGATAACGGCCGTTGCGGCGCTTCCTCTGTCCATATTCCTCTGGTCGCGACTGAACCCGGAGATATCGCTGATCTCGGCCGCGGCAGGCGCGGCCCTGGTCGTCGCCTGGGCTCACAGGGGAAACATGGTAAGGCTTGCATGGGGCAAAGAGCAGAGGGCAGGACTGTGGAAAAGGATGTGGAAAAAATGA
- the der gene encoding ribosome biogenesis GTPase Der, translating into MNGVVALVGRPNVGKSTLFNRLVGRREAITLKEPGITRDRLYGTVTWLAKSFTLIDTGGFIPQPGRPLEAEMKRQVELAIAEAELVLLVVDGKEGLHPEDKALADKLRKEDKPYFIIVNKSDVKTAEWEHHTFHALGGLELFLVSAEHGVGFGELLDAVIPKLTLDSEAEPRSEIKILIAGRPNVGKSTLFNALVGEERAVVDAEPGTTRDPVDTYLEVEGQVWRLVDTAGLRRRTHISENVEYYASTRLRKAIARAEIVLLLIDLTEGVTRQDKRLAAEVIDERKELIFVLNKIDLFDQQALRTKLDDVSRELKGMEHFFRVLTSGFGKKGLDELVAAVAEVALRRRKRISKEILAEFLKELTSERMPGNGLKFYRFVQKEGAPPLFILETNKPDEIEPSYMRFMTNRFRTAFGFEGTNLKIKPASRRR; encoded by the coding sequence ATGAACGGCGTCGTCGCACTGGTCGGACGGCCCAACGTCGGCAAATCTACCCTTTTCAACCGCTTGGTGGGCCGGCGCGAGGCAATAACCCTCAAGGAGCCCGGCATCACGCGCGACAGGCTCTACGGCACCGTAACCTGGCTTGCGAAATCCTTCACCCTCATCGATACGGGCGGGTTCATCCCTCAGCCGGGCAGGCCGCTCGAGGCCGAGATGAAGCGCCAGGTCGAACTAGCGATAGCGGAGGCGGAGCTCGTCCTTCTCGTTGTTGACGGCAAGGAGGGTCTTCACCCGGAGGATAAGGCTCTCGCAGACAAGCTTCGCAAGGAAGATAAGCCTTACTTCATCATAGTGAACAAATCCGACGTGAAGACTGCCGAATGGGAGCATCACACGTTCCACGCCCTCGGCGGGCTCGAGCTTTTCCTCGTATCCGCCGAGCACGGGGTGGGCTTCGGAGAGCTTCTGGATGCGGTGATTCCGAAGTTAACGCTTGACTCCGAGGCGGAGCCGCGCTCGGAGATAAAGATTCTCATAGCGGGCAGACCTAACGTGGGCAAGTCGACTCTATTCAACGCCTTAGTTGGCGAGGAGCGCGCGGTTGTGGACGCAGAACCCGGAACCACGAGGGACCCCGTAGACACCTATCTCGAGGTCGAGGGCCAGGTGTGGAGGCTGGTTGATACCGCAGGCCTTCGCCGGCGCACCCACATCAGTGAAAACGTCGAGTACTACGCGTCAACAAGGCTCCGCAAGGCTATTGCGAGGGCGGAGATTGTGCTCCTTCTCATAGACCTGACAGAGGGCGTAACAAGGCAGGACAAGCGTCTTGCCGCGGAGGTGATAGACGAGCGCAAGGAGCTTATCTTCGTTTTGAACAAGATAGACCTTTTCGACCAGCAGGCATTGAGGACAAAGCTCGACGACGTCTCCCGCGAACTCAAGGGCATGGAGCACTTCTTCAGGGTGCTTACGTCAGGATTCGGGAAGAAGGGACTCGACGAACTCGTTGCCGCGGTCGCAGAGGTTGCCCTGCGCCGCAGGAAGAGGATCTCAAAGGAGATTCTCGCAGAATTCCTCAAGGAACTTACCTCCGAACGCATGCCCGGCAACGGTCTGAAGTTCTACAGGTTCGTGCAGAAGGAGGGCGCGCCTCCTCTCTTCATACTCGAGACGAACAAACCCGATGAAATAGAGCCCTCGTATATGAGATTCATGACCAACAGGTTCAGGACTGCATTCGGGTTCGAGGGCACCAACCTCAAGATAAAGCCGGCTTCAAGGAGAAGATGA